Proteins co-encoded in one Colletes latitarsis isolate SP2378_abdomen chromosome 2, iyColLati1, whole genome shotgun sequence genomic window:
- the LOC143351958 gene encoding uncharacterized protein LOC143351958 isoform X2, giving the protein MALSAQNQSTSYVNLYYSIVQRAATRYFKEYYNSDTGAPYVLYKDNMERPQGQWGPGPGSLQDGGLYPQQQQQQQQQGSSSSGSPQQACGPPVEGESGPPPSLASPVPSPYPSAPPEPQALTPPDDDIQSNQATSQQQQQQQQQQQQQQQQQQTQQQDHSPQQQLTPHEVDRSDCFPGAGELQQYPQHYFKEARPHPSPSVPPHMLTPGGFSALHYLKQPGVMLTSLGQGDGGPSLDAHQYASPGAPNMATGLPDIVQQSGKSGKGANSDLRLFKCLTCGKDFKQKSTLLQHERIHTDSRPYGCPECGKRFRQQSHLTQHLRIHANEKPYACVYCERTFRQRAILNQHLRIHSDVSPHLIFKNGMTPTLWPQDVPFPPEEGKEEVASTFGDTDTQSGAFSPAPDANSIQYPAYFKDPKGGNHAVFGAGGTGSFGALQYIKQQGGGKGCLPDVIQHGRSAGMPLYVRCPICQKEFKQKSTLLQHGCIHIESRPYPCPECGKRFRQQSHLTQHLRIHTNEKPYGCVYCGRNFRQRTILNQHLRIHTGEKPYKCQQCGKDFRQKAILDQHTRTHQGDRPFCCPMPNCRRRFATEPEVKKHIDNHMNPHAAKVRRNSSSDTKPPGTPAGLGPVPVPRGLTPTVVKPELYFPQCYAPAFNHQPPVSTAQFPGQANGVSVAGEFKPPTGLPPQ; this is encoded by the exons ATACTGGCGCGCCCTACGTATTATACAAGGACAACATGGAGAGACCCCAGGGGCAATGGGGCCCGGGGCCGGGATCTCTCCAGGACGGGGGACTGTAtccgcagcaacagcaacaacagcaacagcaaggcTCCTCCTCGTCCGGCAGTCCACAGCAGGCCTGTGGTCCCCCTGTCGAGGGAGAAAGCGGTCCCCCGCCTTCGTTGGCCTCTCCCGTGCCCTCGCCGTACCCCTCGGCACCGCCTGAGCCTCAAGCCTTAACCCCACCCGACGACGATATACAATCGAATCAAGCCACCtctcagcagcagcagcagcagcagcaacaacaacaacagcagcagcagcaacaacagacGCAACAGCAA GATCACTCGCCTCAGCAACAACTGACGCCGCACGAGGTGGACCGTAGCGATTGCTTTCCCGGCGCCGGGGAGCTGCAGCAATACCCGCAACACTACTTCAAAGAGGCCAGGCCGCATCCGTCGCCGTCCGTGCCGCCACACATGCTCACACCGGGCGGTTTCTCCGCGTTACACTACCTAAAGCAACCAGGCGTTATGCTGACGTCCCTCGGTCAAGGGGACGGCGGGCCCAGTTTGGACGCTCACCAATACGCGAGCCCCGGGGCACCGAACATGGCGACCGGGTTGCCAGATATCGTACAGCAGAGCGGCAAGTCCGGCAAGGGCGCGAACAGCGATCTACGTTTGTTCAAGTGTCTGACCTGCGGCAAAGATTTTAAACAGAAGTCGACGTTGCTTCAGCACGAGCGGATCCATACAGACAGTCGGCCGTACGGGTGCCCAGAATGCGGGAAGCGGTTCAGGCAACAATCGCACCTAACGCAGCACCTGCGCATACACGCGAACGAGAAGCCGTACGCTTGCGTGTACTGCGAGCGTACGTTCCGGCAGCGTGCGATCCTCAACCAGCATCTGCGCATCCACTCGG ACGTAAGTCCGCATCTGATCTTCAAGAACGGGATGACGCCGACACTCTGGCCGCAGGACGTACCGTTCCCTCCGGAGGAGGGCAAAGAGGAAGTGGCGTCGACGTTTGGTGATACGGACACGCAGTCGGGAGCGTTCAGTCCGGCGCCGGACGCGAATTCCATCCAGTATCCCGCGTACTTCAAAGATCCGAAAGGCGGTAATCACGCGGTGTTCGGTGCCGGTGGTACGGGCAGCTTCGGTGCCCTCCAATACATAAAGCAACAGGGCGGTGGTAAGGGTTGTTTACCGGACGTGATACAACACGGTCGCTCGGCGGGGATGCCGCTTTACGTGCGTTGCCCGATCTGTCAGAAGGAGTTCAAGCAAAAGTCCACGTTGCTGCAGCACGGTTGCATACACATCGAGTCGCGGCCGTACCCGTGCCCGGAGTGCGGCAAAAGGTTCAGGCAACAGTCCCACCTGACCCAGCACCTACGCATCCACACGAACGAAAAGCCGTACGGTTGCGTCTACTGCGGTCGTAACTTTCGTCAGCGCACGATCCTGAACCAACATCTGCGCATCCATACCGGCGAGAAGCCGTACAAGTGCCAACAGTGCGGCAAGGATTTCCGTCAGAAGGCGATACTGGACCAGCACACGCGCACCCACCAGGGCGACCGGCCGTTCTGCTGCCCGATGCCCAACTGCAGGCGGCGTTTCGCCACCGAGCCCGAGGTCAAGAAGCACATCGACAACCACATGAACCCGCACGCGGCCAAGGTGCGCAGGAACTCGAGCAGCGACACCAAACCGCCGGGCACCCCGGCCGGTCTGGGCCCGGTGCCCGTCCCCAGGGGACTCACGCCCACGGTGGTCAAGCCGGAGCTCTATTTCCCGCAATGTTATGCGCCCGCGTTCAACCATCAGCCGCCGGTCTCGACCGCCCAGTTCCCCGGACAGGCGAACGGCGTGTCCGTCGCCGGCGAATTCAAACCACCGACCGGTCTGCCGCCACAGTGA
- the LOC143351958 gene encoding uncharacterized protein LOC143351958 isoform X1, with amino-acid sequence MALSAQNQSTSYVNLYYSIVQRAATRYFKEYYNSDTGAPYVLYKDNMERPQGQWGPGPGSLQDGGLYPQQQQQQQQQGSSSSGSPQQACGPPVEGESGPPPSLASPVPSPYPSAPPEPQALTPPDDDIQSNQATSQQQQQQQQQQQQQQQQQQTQQQVQQQQQQQQQQVQQQQQQQTQQQDHSPQQQLTPHEVDRSDCFPGAGELQQYPQHYFKEARPHPSPSVPPHMLTPGGFSALHYLKQPGVMLTSLGQGDGGPSLDAHQYASPGAPNMATGLPDIVQQSGKSGKGANSDLRLFKCLTCGKDFKQKSTLLQHERIHTDSRPYGCPECGKRFRQQSHLTQHLRIHANEKPYACVYCERTFRQRAILNQHLRIHSDVSPHLIFKNGMTPTLWPQDVPFPPEEGKEEVASTFGDTDTQSGAFSPAPDANSIQYPAYFKDPKGGNHAVFGAGGTGSFGALQYIKQQGGGKGCLPDVIQHGRSAGMPLYVRCPICQKEFKQKSTLLQHGCIHIESRPYPCPECGKRFRQQSHLTQHLRIHTNEKPYGCVYCGRNFRQRTILNQHLRIHTGEKPYKCQQCGKDFRQKAILDQHTRTHQGDRPFCCPMPNCRRRFATEPEVKKHIDNHMNPHAAKVRRNSSSDTKPPGTPAGLGPVPVPRGLTPTVVKPELYFPQCYAPAFNHQPPVSTAQFPGQANGVSVAGEFKPPTGLPPQ; translated from the exons ATACTGGCGCGCCCTACGTATTATACAAGGACAACATGGAGAGACCCCAGGGGCAATGGGGCCCGGGGCCGGGATCTCTCCAGGACGGGGGACTGTAtccgcagcaacagcaacaacagcaacagcaaggcTCCTCCTCGTCCGGCAGTCCACAGCAGGCCTGTGGTCCCCCTGTCGAGGGAGAAAGCGGTCCCCCGCCTTCGTTGGCCTCTCCCGTGCCCTCGCCGTACCCCTCGGCACCGCCTGAGCCTCAAGCCTTAACCCCACCCGACGACGATATACAATCGAATCAAGCCACCtctcagcagcagcagcagcagcagcaacaacaacaacagcagcagcagcaacaacagacGCAACAGCAAgtccaacagcagcagcagcaacaacagcaacaggttcagcagcagcagcagcagcagacgCAACAGCAGGATCACTCGCCTCAGCAACAACTGACGCCGCACGAGGTGGACCGTAGCGATTGCTTTCCCGGCGCCGGGGAGCTGCAGCAATACCCGCAACACTACTTCAAAGAGGCCAGGCCGCATCCGTCGCCGTCCGTGCCGCCACACATGCTCACACCGGGCGGTTTCTCCGCGTTACACTACCTAAAGCAACCAGGCGTTATGCTGACGTCCCTCGGTCAAGGGGACGGCGGGCCCAGTTTGGACGCTCACCAATACGCGAGCCCCGGGGCACCGAACATGGCGACCGGGTTGCCAGATATCGTACAGCAGAGCGGCAAGTCCGGCAAGGGCGCGAACAGCGATCTACGTTTGTTCAAGTGTCTGACCTGCGGCAAAGATTTTAAACAGAAGTCGACGTTGCTTCAGCACGAGCGGATCCATACAGACAGTCGGCCGTACGGGTGCCCAGAATGCGGGAAGCGGTTCAGGCAACAATCGCACCTAACGCAGCACCTGCGCATACACGCGAACGAGAAGCCGTACGCTTGCGTGTACTGCGAGCGTACGTTCCGGCAGCGTGCGATCCTCAACCAGCATCTGCGCATCCACTCGG ACGTAAGTCCGCATCTGATCTTCAAGAACGGGATGACGCCGACACTCTGGCCGCAGGACGTACCGTTCCCTCCGGAGGAGGGCAAAGAGGAAGTGGCGTCGACGTTTGGTGATACGGACACGCAGTCGGGAGCGTTCAGTCCGGCGCCGGACGCGAATTCCATCCAGTATCCCGCGTACTTCAAAGATCCGAAAGGCGGTAATCACGCGGTGTTCGGTGCCGGTGGTACGGGCAGCTTCGGTGCCCTCCAATACATAAAGCAACAGGGCGGTGGTAAGGGTTGTTTACCGGACGTGATACAACACGGTCGCTCGGCGGGGATGCCGCTTTACGTGCGTTGCCCGATCTGTCAGAAGGAGTTCAAGCAAAAGTCCACGTTGCTGCAGCACGGTTGCATACACATCGAGTCGCGGCCGTACCCGTGCCCGGAGTGCGGCAAAAGGTTCAGGCAACAGTCCCACCTGACCCAGCACCTACGCATCCACACGAACGAAAAGCCGTACGGTTGCGTCTACTGCGGTCGTAACTTTCGTCAGCGCACGATCCTGAACCAACATCTGCGCATCCATACCGGCGAGAAGCCGTACAAGTGCCAACAGTGCGGCAAGGATTTCCGTCAGAAGGCGATACTGGACCAGCACACGCGCACCCACCAGGGCGACCGGCCGTTCTGCTGCCCGATGCCCAACTGCAGGCGGCGTTTCGCCACCGAGCCCGAGGTCAAGAAGCACATCGACAACCACATGAACCCGCACGCGGCCAAGGTGCGCAGGAACTCGAGCAGCGACACCAAACCGCCGGGCACCCCGGCCGGTCTGGGCCCGGTGCCCGTCCCCAGGGGACTCACGCCCACGGTGGTCAAGCCGGAGCTCTATTTCCCGCAATGTTATGCGCCCGCGTTCAACCATCAGCCGCCGGTCTCGACCGCCCAGTTCCCCGGACAGGCGAACGGCGTGTCCGTCGCCGGCGAATTCAAACCACCGACCGGTCTGCCGCCACAGTGA